The window CTGATTAAGCCGGGTTGCTTTTTCAAAAGATTCAATTGCCTGTTCATCATTGCCTATTTTTAGATATACTATACCAAGCCTATAATAAATCTGCTCAGCTTCTTCAGGAAGGTAATGCACGGCCTTCTCTAATGCAAGAGAGGCTTC of the Atribacterota bacterium genome contains:
- a CDS encoding tetratricopeptide repeat protein, which codes for EASLALEKAVHYLPEEAEQIYYRLGIVYLKIGNDEQAIESFEKATRLNQELKDAYFYLGWI